CGGTCTTGAGCGCGAGCCAGGCGCGCGCCTCGGCAAGGGCCCGGGCGATTTCGTCACGGGTCATTTCACCGGCAATGTCCTGGCGCTGCCGCGCGGCATCGCGGTCGCCCTGCAAAGCCGCAATGTTCAGCCATTTATGGGCCTCCACCAGGTCGCGCGGCACGGCGCGTCCGGCAGCATAGAGGCGACCAAGCTCGCCGGGGGAACGTTG
This portion of the bacterium YEK0313 genome encodes:
- a CDS encoding Sel1 repeat protein produces the protein MSVTILAENDAPSIMPDGSAAHGLARAGHLPPDLAQRSPGELGRLYAAGRAVPRDLVEAHKWLNIAALQGDRDAARQRQDIAGEMTRDEIARALAEARAWLALKTARAG